From the Colletotrichum lupini chromosome 1, complete sequence genome, the window GACTTTGGCCACTGATGTTACTGTCACTAGAGGGCGTTTTTGCTTCCGCTGTATATCGTTAGAATTCTGTATAAGAAGAGACAATGGCCTTGCCTCAATCATCGCTTTTTCTTCCATCCTCATCCAGCAGACAAATCAAGAACAGTCTCCTTCATCTCAAAGACTCGAACAACTCTCCAAAGGTCCATACCTCAAGACATCCTCTCTCAAGATGAAGTTCTCCATGACTGTCGCCGTCTCGGCGCTCTTCTCCGCCGTTGCCAACGCTGATGGTAAGCTTCCCACCCAATGGCTTCATCTCGAGTTTCCTAGGATACAGCACAGCTCTACTAACACGAGCCAAAGCCGTCCCCTGGGAGAGGCTCAACAAGAACGACTCGATGCTGCTCGTCGTCGACATGCAGGAGGGTCTCTTCAACCTCGCCCGCGACTTCGATCCCACTCTCTACCGCAACTCGATGCTCGCTCACTCCTCCCTGGCCAAGGTCTTTGACCTCCCCGTCGTGCTGACCACCTCCGCCGAGACCGGTACAAGTCTCTCAACCCCTCTTATTGCTTTCAGATCTCTGACAAACAAAATCAACAGGTCCCAACGGCCCCCTCCCCCAGGAGATCCTCGACATGCACCCCACCGCGCCCCTGATCAAGCGCAACGGCGAGGTCGACGCCTGGGACAACGCCGACTTCCGCGACGCCGTCCGCGCCGCCAACAAGTCGCAAATCATCCTCGCGGGCATCACCACGGACGTCTGCACCACCTTCCTGGCCTTGTCGCTCCGCGCCGAGGGCTACTCCGTCTGGGCCAACGTCGAGGCCTCGGGCACCACCACCGAGCTCATCCGCGACGTCTCCAACGACCGCATGGCCGCCGCCGGCGTCCAGGTCGTCTCCCTCTTCTCCATCTCCCTCGACCTCATGCGCGACTGGCGCAACACCCCCGGCGCCCTCGAGCTCTTCTCCTGGCTCGACACCTACTACCCCGCCTACGGTTACATTGCCCGCGGCCACCGCGC encodes:
- a CDS encoding isochorismatase, giving the protein MKFSMTVAVSALFSAVANADAVPWERLNKNDSMLLVVDMQEGLFNLARDFDPTLYRNSMLAHSSLAKVFDLPVVLTTSAETGPNGPLPQEILDMHPTAPLIKRNGEVDAWDNADFRDAVRAANKSQIILAGITTDVCTTFLALSLRAEGYSVWANVEASGTTTELIRDVSNDRMAAAGVQVVSLFSISLDLMRDWRNTPGALELFSWLDTYYPAYGYIARGHRAAVNNGSVSAAQETLPL